The following DNA comes from Anastrepha obliqua isolate idAnaObli1 chromosome 1, idAnaObli1_1.0, whole genome shotgun sequence.
GGGAGTCTTTtgcaattgtatttataaatggtttccagatatacttcatttgtagttctaaaaaataaatgtggctCTCTTCTAAATTAGTTTCTAATGTTATTACATAATTCGGAGTGAATTAGGGTagtttgaggattttttttaatgaagtaacgttgaagtttatttacttcatcGAACAGCGTATAACCCTAGATTTGAGCAGCGCATGTTTGTATGGCTGTGGACACAGCCTGAAACAGCTTCCATTTAGCTTTGTATGAGATGTATGGCTTAGCTAAGAAATTGTTGCATGTGCAACTAACACTAGCTTTTACTGAAGTATTACTGGCTTCTAAGTActtgccgaatgccattttgggtgtgagaatgacacgaagatatttatatttggcctccaatttaatttcttcaccttggtaccaccatttttctGCCTGAGAAAGTCGTCCACCTCTTCTAAAGATCGTCACCTCTGATTTATTTGAGTTTACTTCCATATTCTATTCAGCGCAGTATCCCTCCAGATTAGTAATCATGGATTGCATGGCTTTAGGGTTATCCGCCAAGAGAACAATATGGTCGGCATAAAGGAGAAGATGTAAATTCATGCCATCAACCAATAGTCCACCTTCCAaatattcgtgaaaatcatttaGGTATAAAGTGAACAATAATGGCGACAAGAGACATCCTTGTTTCACACCAGTGCAGGTTTCAAAATAGTCGGATACTTTTTTTCCCGTCCAAACTGCAGATCTAGTATTCTCGTAGATATTTTCTATCAGGTTCTTTATTTTACTAGATATTCCCATCTGTCGAAGTTTATAAATCAACGGTCTCCTCGGCACCGTATAATATCTCcgattatttttacaattatatatatatatactttataattttgtaggataacatatatataatataaatgagtACCCgggttagaaatgaagacaccattttttgaactttttgttatttttcaacatagtcccctttttgaaagatacacttctcccaacgctccggtCATTTTTTTCACCGCCCATAAAATATGATTTGTCGAACTTTCCGAAATACGCATCTGCCTCGGCGAGGCAGCGAgctatttcttcatgttagggaacaggTCGCAGGGAGCTAGATAGGGTGAATACGGGGGGtacggcagcaattcataacgcaattcgtGCAGTTTGGCGGTAACAACTtcggatgaatgtgctggtgcattatcgtggtgaaacagcaccttctttttcgccataTGCAGCCAGGTCTActgcaattttttgtgaaagtggtCCAATAACTCGCTGAAGTATTGCCCAGTTATTCATCAATCTTccttctaaaaaatccatgaggatgacacTGTTCGCATCCCAAAGAATCGACATTCCCACAACCATTTCGGCctatgggactgtcttcgctttctttggagcagattcaccgcaTATTGTCATCGGcgatgcttctgcgccatacgatatacagtatatattatatataagtcaCTCAATTTTTGTTATGCGTCttgaaaatacatatatggCTTGGCCTAACCTTTTAAGCAGCAGGACAGTAGCTACACCTGAATTGAGAGTATTGGGATCCCTTTGACTAAATGTGGTCTGCTCTTGGAAAGGCAGGTATCACGTCAATTCAGTGATTACTGGGCGAGTACACCAAATTTTAAGACCGCGAGATCATCTTGGCCACTTGTGGGTCGAGGATGATCCAGGGATCGTCTAAAGTTAAAGTGTCAGCGGGTGCACTTACAGGACAACCGGTGTCGTGGCTCCCATTTATCAGCTACGCCTGCTGTCACCTGTtcaacttcatcagcagcttgaagcggttaatatgATAGAACCTCAACTCAGTCATCGGTTGGTCGTCATccatacataattaaaaaaactttcagaTTAGTTCTGTAAGAATATCCAGGTAATGGGCCTTATTTTCAGCTTCTTCCGTGTAGATTAAAGTTGAATTTGTCAAAAGTAAAGGCAATTGAGTGTTAGCGTTTCCTTACTGTTGTCATTTCCTTATTAAATCAGTTCCCAGCGAACATCATCAGAACATTATATGCATATTCAAATACCACttctaaaaatgtaataaatgctTTATTGTACTTTCCatatacttttcttttttcttcacaGATAAATCCCGACAAGCATCGTCCGGTTATGGTTTGGATTTATGGGGGTGGCTTTCAGATTGGCGAAGCCTCACGTGACATGTACAGTCCGGACTTTCTGATGTCCAAAGATATCGTGCTTGTGACTATCGCCTACCGCCTCGGCCCCTTTGGATTTCTATCATTAGACGATCCCGATGTAAACATACCGGGCAATGCAGGCATAAAAGATCAAATACTGGCATTGCGGTGGGTAAAGGAAAATATCGCAGCATTTGGTGGTGATCCCAACAATGTGACCGTTTTCGGTGAGAGCGCCGGTGGTGCTTCCACACACATTTGTATACTCAGCGAACAGTCAAAAGACTTGATACACAAAGGAATTGTGATGTCTGGCAGCGCATTATGTCCTTGGGCAAATCAACCAAACAGGCGATGGGCTTATCGGCTGGCCAAGGCACTTGGCTATGAAGGAGCGGACGTAGATAAGGAGGTGTCTGAATTTTTACTAAACACAAAAGGACCCGACTTAGTGCGTGGCAATGCAATGGTGCTGACAAAAGACGAAAAACACCACAGGATACCATTTGCTTTTGTGCCAACTGTAGAACCATATTGGACGGAACAATGTGTGATGAATGAACATCCATATGAGCTAATGAAAAAGTCGTGGAGCAATAATATACCAATTATAATTGGAGGCACCAGCTTCGaaggtttaatattttatccAGGTGAGTAAAATCTTAGGTGCAAATTACAATTTAGAAATTAATAATCATTCGTATTTTTGTAGAGATTACGCGACGTCCAGCAACGCTCGATGAAGTGCGGAATTGCAAGAATCTCTTGCCACCAGATGCGGACATTCATGACGATGTACAGAAGGCTGAGACATGTGGCCTCAGGCTCAAGGAGATTTATTTCGGTGATGAGGAGTGCTCGCGTAAGACAATGATGCAGTTTCTGGATGTGAGTGGAgtgttaaaaaacaacaacaaaatatataatatacagcGCGCGTACGGTACTTGAGGGCATGCAcatatgtggctataactttccgaaaccattatttttcatttttctctttATCAGATAAGGCATAGAGGACTACAAATTAACTCAAGAAATAAAGAGACATGCAGTTACTGTCGCAATATgtgcaaatcacaccgattagaaatctctaattttcctAATTACGTCCGTTTATTcgttcattcattcataaagCTCGCCGTTAGTTGGAAGCATCAGGCGTcgatgcagaatctgttgcaaaacgcaaaaatgCAAGGAAAGTTCTGACAttgtccgatctgcagaatttattcaacaagtgcaagcaATCACTGAGGGCCCTTGCGAGTGAGCTTAATGTTTTTAAGGGTCTTATCCgtcgagttgtccatgaagGCCTCCGGTATAAGAGCAAACATGACAACAAGAAGTTATTTGATCAATCGAACTGAGAACATCGAACTTACGGCCGAGTAATTGATCCtgagcgaatgggtctggtactGTACGAGGACAAAAACGAAGTacttcctgtcatcaaacaaatagtcggcgcactcgcgtatcagcaCCCACGTTATTGTTGACAGTTctgattttgaggttgtaaaggacttcgtttataTAGGAACCATCATCAACacagataacaatgtcagccttcaaatccaacgtagaatctcacTTGCAAACAAGTGCTACTTAGGCGACTGAGTAGTAAAGCCTTCTCTCGGCGAAAAaatctaacactctacaaggctctcattacccccgtcctaacgtattggagtgtttgagagaaatattttgtggaagatttttggacctttgcacgttggtgatggCGAGTATcttaggcgatggaacgatgagctgtatgagctttacgacgacatggacatagcgcagcgaataaagatagagcggctacgttggctgggtcatgtcatgcGAATGGAAAtaaacgctccagctctgaaagtattcgatgcggtaccagttagtggtagcagaggaaggtctcctctacgttggaaagatcaggtgaagaaggacttggcttaatTTGGTGCTCCCAACTGGCGGTGCTTAGCAcaggaagaaacgactggcgcgcttttttaatctcggccaaaaccgcgccaatcaagaagaagaacattTTTGTCTGAAACCAATAGGCATCCTCgtaacaccatttcttctctgaaggttAAATGCAGCCGTTATGGTCCATATGAGTAAAGAGCATTTGATTCGGGCATGCAATCGTTTACGGACCCGGATCGTGGAGGTTATTGCAGCTACTCGAAATTTTATTGAGTGCTTTTATAGATACAAATATAATAAGtaaatgttgtgtaaaaaattcgtgaagtttcattaaattttcctcaaaattagTTGTTCTCAAATATTGTACGCCCTTTTatacattattttaatatattactaACTCCCTTTTCCACTTCAATAGCTGAACTCCTACCGCGACTTCTGGCTACCCATCTATCGTACATTGCTCGCACGTCAGCGCCACAGCACCGCTCCTACCTACGTCTACCGCTTCGACTATGACTCACGTGAAGGCAATGCCGTTCGTAATATTTTGTGTGGCCGCAATGTGCGTGGCACCTGCCATGGTGATGATCTGTGTTATCTCTACTATGCCATGTTCTCACATCGGCCGGTTCATGGCTCCAAAGAGCACGAAGTGACACGCACAATGGTCGATATTTGGACAAGTTTTGCAGCAAACAGTGATCCCAATTGTGATATGCTGGAGAATCTGATATTCGAGCCGATCACACGTGATGTGGGTGAAatcaaatgcctgaatattggTGAGAATGTTGAGTTCATCGATTTACCTGGTATGGATAAACTGAAAATATGGAGCGAATTCTACGCGCCGGGAAAATTGTGAGATGACTTGAGTACGTGGCAATATTTGCAGCTTAGCGGGTGTCTACCTCAATgatattactgttttgtttggAGAGCAAAAATTATGCAGTTAAAGAATTATTATATagtcatatgcatacatatatatgcgagCGTATATATATAAGTGTTTGTTGGGATggagctttttgtttttaaatatgaaatttattaaatttaaataagccAAACCAAATAATATTAGGGCAGTTCACAATTAAACTGTACATATTCAGTCGAAACACCTTTTTGTACATACacttagtaaaaataataaaaataattatttactaCTTAATACAGTATGCTTGAATATTGTGCAGCCAACAAGCTTTTTACaggaaatttcgaatttttttttgaaagcgtTGATTAGATTTGAACTAAAGAATAATTATGCCGAGCCttacatgtgaggtgatttccccgagGAGGGAGAGTATTGGGATCCCCTTGACCAcgtgcggtctgctcctggaaggatgggttTCGCTCCAACTCAGCGAGAGCTAGGTAAGTACACCAACTTTTAAGGTCGCGGAATCCTTCTGACTACGTGCGGATCGAGGGTGCTCGAATGATTTTCTTAGGTTGACAAAATCGGAGCTCTCGCACTTCTTGGGTGTTCTCATAGGACACTCTCCGCAAGGTGTGTACgcgagacttggaattacttcGAGCCCTTTTTGCGTCAGATGTAtgaaggatgaggtggaatcatctcatcaCCTTCTCCTTACCAGgccttgacattaaaaatctgatgaacttgaTCAGCATCCTCCTAATCACCCCACACCCATCTCCCTCCGCCTTCTCCTTTGCTTCCATCGGTCTTCCTTTACATTGGTATCACAAATGTTGAAATCGTTTTCTTCGTCAAAGTGTGCCTACTCCTTGAACAACCTGTGCCGAGTCTTGGAGCACATACATGggctgctatttatatttccggCCTTGGGCACTTCTAGCGTTGTCAGACAGAccttgtgaaattttcattggcaAGCTTGACATATTTTACCGTAACTCACTTAGAATATTTTGATGTGGGAGTCATATTAATGTTGCTTacagtggttttcaaaattcatcTTAGTAAAAACGTGGAATTAAaacgtaggttaggttaggttgaagcggttgtcctgtgggacacactcaggctcatgcccattgtgatgccgcgtggggagctttacctatttctcctaaaaccagtgtctgcttttcaaaaatttcagaatacctcctatttctgcggaactgagatcttccaattcgttaaaaaattgtctgcctatAATcgcaaatctccgtctggatagagcaggaaaatggcacagaaggtgtaagattgtctcttcctcttcttcatcaAGACAAGCTCTACAGAAGTCGTGTGCTTgtacacccatcctttgggcgtgcctacgtattagacaatgtcccgttataactgaaatcagtgtgctaagactgtgcttattttggcttagcaaagattctgtaggtttagcatttagagtcggctacagttgatgggcgattttgcaggtggcttcattactccatctttcgtttgcttttctTACGATTTTTTCAAGGATAAggagcttacatgtttgtaagggtatgcctatgtcattgtctatgtagtcatcggtcaatttggtgtcgagtctcgctagttcatcggctctacagttaccctcaatgtcgcgatggccaagAACCTATATTATCCTTAGGCGAAATGAGCCATTtcattaagagatgtgcggcatttcatggctaacttggaggttgtcgactgttttgtgagagattttatcgccgcctggctatcagttaAAATGTAGATGCAATTTCCAGACATCGCATTGCATAGGTGCGATCATATATCTTGTATGTTGCAGATCAGCGGGGATGATTCCGTGGACCCGGCGATTTGTAAGGTCTGAAGCTGCCAAtggcaaattttatgttatcctcCGTTGTGAAATCTGTTGGGGGATTCCCGTTGTAAACTATAGGTTAAGTTCTGCTATCCTCGTTGCAGAGACAACCAGGAAAGTGTGTCTGCATTAGTAGTTCTAGTGTTTCTGCGTTGCTAGTTGTCCAATCGCCGTTATACATAGTTCTGCACTCCTTTCTAAGGTCCGCTATATCCGTGGATCACTATGGAGGTTTCGGTTTTCCTCTTTTTGTTCTCTCAGGGCATACTGCTTTCGCAGCTTGTTGAAATGCTGTGATCAGCTCGTCAACCGCTGAGTCGAGCTTTAGCTCGGAGTCAATTTGGTATGTCGCGCCAGGGAGTTTGCTGGTTTATGACCGTGTGCGTCTGCGGTTTATGACTGGCTTGCACTGCTTAGTTGGTAATGAAATATTGTACATTAAGTACCAATGATCTAAGAAGAAGTAAAACGTAAacatttgaacatatttttcgaaattgttgGCGTGGATTAACAACATCCACGACATCGTGTAAGTATCATTCTTTAGCACCGTGCAAGTTTATTATTACAACCGACTTTCTTCGGCTTTGGATACTGGTATTCGTCGTGGAAGTACAGATGAATATAACGTTTATGTAGTGGATACACTTGGTGGCGCTGATGACGATCGAGATGGTGATTATTTGCCTGAGGAAGGTGCATCCGATATTGAGCATGAGGAAATAATCGATCCAAATGAAATACTTGAGAGCGATGAAGTGGAGGAAAGATGAGCCATTTGCGGCTATTCGACAACACAATATGATGCGGCTTTGCTCCAAGCCAGGGCATCAAAATTCTGTTCGAAATTGCTTACACCCAATATTACATTCATTATCATTTTGTAAACAAATCGATATGTAAGTGAAgccatttaaaaatgaaatcaagCATATCCAGAGGCAAAACAAAGAGTTGGATTGATCTGACTAGCACTGATCTTGAAGCATTTGCTCATATTCTTTTGACCATGGGTGCAACAcacaaaaatatgtagaaaGGAAATTTTTTGGCATTCGAAAGCTTTGCCCATTCTTCGAGCAGCAATATTCCATCGTcgattcaaaatttttacacgATACATGCGCCCATTCGTGACATATGGAATTTCTTGAATGGAAATCTCAAGGATAATTATGATCCGCATAAAAATATTCCTATTGATGAACAACTTGTTCCATATGGAGACCGAACTAAATTCACACAATATACaatgtgaagtccaaaataaaagagactgagctaaaatagaaacgactaGAACTTtgctctgataacttcgagtttatttattcaaaatagttccatttggcctcgatacactgttttgcgccatctaaaagcttttcgcaagagtgtttcaggtcattggccAGAATATCCTTCAAGATGTCggtgcaaaatattttcctgtcatggccaaatgcaattttccgaataggagTGGATCGTTGgcatggtgcattatcatgcaacaaGCGCAAGCATCCTCCTTCGAGGTATTCAGATCGAATTcgatgaatgcgatgcaacaaacgtttcaaaacgccaagatgaAAAATTGCACTGACGGTTTGGTCCATTAACAAGAACCCCTTGTAGACAATtctttggaatcgtaaaaacaaatgagcatcaacttgatttttgacCTCTCCAAACGCGATTGTCTGGGTGGTAGCTcctctggggccttccattcggaactttgacgcttagtttcaccacgtttcatcaccagttacaatgttgaaAATGAAGTTCTTGTCTTTTCTAGCCTCTTTAATGAAGTCTTTCGATGAATTCTGAGCAGTTTTTGGTCCTCAGCTAACTTGTgcagaatgaaacgtgcacagaccttccgtaagcccaaatgatcagttaaaatgcgataaatcgatgttttggagatattcaattcCGATTCCATATATTTCAACCATGATTTCGGTAGTTCGAATAATTAGTtttgccaattaaaaaaaaaaatacacgtaCTTGTGATAACTAACAGTTTTTTTGCGAAGTTCTGGTAGCTCCACTGCAAGGCAAGGCACACGCTTAGCCGAAAATGTGGCCAATGAAGCCATAGTGATTGGTTGATGATAATAGTCGATGGCGGATACGCTTTCTCGATGtaatatgtaaagggtgttttttttagaggttaggttttcaagttggcactacttttttcgtagatggtttttttgacagctgtcacttgatttatgctcagtttggtttgccatttcataatgaatagacttacacctgaacaacgtttgcaaatcgtgcaaatttattacgaaaataatggttgggttcgcgcgacgcaccacaagaaaattttgttcagcgatgaagctcacttttggttgaatgggtatgtcaataagcaaaattgtcgcatttggagtgaacataatccacaagccattgctgagatgccgttacatcctcaaaaagtcactgtttggtgtgctctatgggcagagggaatcatggtccatatttctttaaaaatgaagccggccataatgttacagtcaatggagagcgctatagagccatgattaatgactttttcgtgcctgaattggacgatgttgatgtggacgacctttggttccaacaagacggcgctacatgccatacagccaacgcaacaatcgatttattgaaggaaacttttggtgagcgcattatctcgcgccgtggacctgtggcgtggcttccaagatcgtgcgatataacaccgctggactatttcttgtggggctatgtgaagtcgcttgtctacgcagataagcccgagacgattgacgtcttggaagagaatattcggcgcgttattgctgacatacggccccaattgctgcaaaaagtggtcgaaaattgggcctctcggctggaatttattcgagccagccgcgccGGCCACTTGCccaaaatcacttttaaaacataatggcaaacccttatctttataataaagctaaattcttggccataatattaaattatatacgttttatttcatcttgaaaacctaacctctaaaaacaACACCGTATATTAGCAGGATTGAGTTTACCGCTTAGTGTCAGCAGATGATCTGAAAATTTATAGGAAGATTACGTGTCAGTTAGGTgtttatttattgcaaaattacttaaataatcCAACAGAGTGGATTTTCAggatagaaaaatatattataataaaacatgtttttatatGTCCTTCACAAACTCTCGTAATCATATCCCTTCGAATTATTCGGTCATAAAATCGGTCATaacttttggttttatttgattCAAGTTTTGCACTCATTAACCTCTCATTTCTAAAGCCTACCCAAATGCAGCATTACTAAAGCGCTACGCGAAAGGCTTCAAGAATCCTTATACCAGAAAGTCGTTTTAtaatttgttgggtgtttggccgaacttcaCCTCCAATGTGCGATGTGTGTCTTGAATGCTTTTCTTACAGTTTTGAGCCGATtccaaacggcaaatgattttttatgaagagatttttcatggtagaaatacactaggaAATTTGCCAATGTCAGCCGAAGGACTTAGAGGCTTCAAATAAGTGCCAGAAGTTGCTTAGCTACATCAGAAAGTCGCTTTTTAATCCTTACGTCGTGCAAAATTGGAGTATGCTTCAGCGAGCTGAAATTCATTCAATATATCCCAAGctgatttaattttcttttgtttcgcTCTTTAATCGTTTCATTTTGAAGATCCCGTCCcatcttgttgttgtttgctcATTGATATACGGGCGAACCACAACAGTTCGCCAGATGGTGAAGTAGTTAATAAGGGCTATTATTTCGGCGTCATGAGACGTTTACATGAAACAATTCGCCAGAAAAGAAAGTATTTGTAGGAGAAACAACTCTTGAGTTTTGTtccacgataatgcaccgtcgcaTAGATCCATCATTTTGGGCGAATTTTTGGCCATGAATGAAGCGTATGCCACCCTCAAATTCACCTGATGTGGCTC
Coding sequences within:
- the LOC129236063 gene encoding esterase B1 — its product is MESLSIMHIVKLTFKVLEFKYQQSKHTTSIYEVVKTTKGQVKGVKRLTIWGDSYFSFERIPFAKPPVGELRFRAPEPAEPWNGILDGTGPAEKPLQTYVLFRKYKGSEDCLYLNVFTKNINPDKHRPVMVWIYGGGFQIGEASRDMYSPDFLMSKDIVLVTIAYRLGPFGFLSLDDPDVNIPGNAGIKDQILALRWVKENIAAFGGDPNNVTVFGESAGGASTHICILSEQSKDLIHKGIVMSGSALCPWANQPNRRWAYRLAKALGYEGADVDKEVSEFLLNTKGPDLVRGNAMVLTKDEKHHRIPFAFVPTVEPYWTEQCVMNEHPYELMKKSWSNNIPIIIGGTSFEGLIFYPEITRRPATLDEVRNCKNLLPPDADIHDDVQKAETCGLRLKEIYFGDEECSRKTMMQFLDLNSYRDFWLPIYRTLLARQRHSTAPTYVYRFDYDSREGNAVRNILCGRNVRGTCHGDDLCYLYYAMFSHRPVHGSKEHEVTRTMVDIWTSFAANSDPNCDMLENLIFEPITRDVGEIKCLNIGENVEFIDLPGMDKLKIWSEFYAPGKL